GTTAAAAATAGTGTACTATGAAGCATACCTAAGTAAGAACGACGCCTGTAACCGGGAATATAAATTGAAACATCATGGCAGCGTAATTGGCCATTTGAAGAAACGGTTAAAAGACAGTTTAAAACTGGCTACAATATAAATAGTTGATCAGACTCAAAAGGAGTTTCGCGATGGGGCATAGCCCCGCCCTTTTGAGTCTGTTTAGAGTTGATCAGACTCAAAAGGGCGGGGCATAGTGAAATGGTTCTCACGCGTGCTTTGGGAGCATGAATTCCGGGTTCGATTCCCGGTGCCCCGACCAGATTGACCGCTGCGCGAACAATTGCTAATATTTTCCTGAAATAGGAACAGGCGGCCTTTAGGACGGAACTCTAGGGCGCGGCCGGGCCTTAAGGCAGCGGGGTAAACCGCGGGACTCTTGAAAAAGTCCCGTGGTTTTTTTATAGTACCGCGGACCGAAAATAAAACCGGGAGTTAGTTTTAGATTATGAATGAAAACATCCAGCCGCACGGACACAATTCCGCGCAGGCCAATAAAGAAAAAAAATCCGTGGCGCTGTCTTCGGTCGGCGCCGCCGTGGCGCTTGTCGGCACCAAACTGGTAATAGGCCTTTGGACCAACAGCCTTGGCATACTGTCCGAGGCCGCGCATTCCGGCCTTGACCTGCTTGCCGCCCTGGTCACATATTGGGCGGTGCGCGTCTCAAGCCGCCCCGCCGACGCCGACCACGCCTACGGCCACGGCAAAGTGGAAAATCTTTCAGCCCTGTTCGAAACCATCCTGCTTTTGGCCACCTGCGTGTGGATAGTACGGGAGGCGGCTAAAAGGCTGTTCTTCGTGGACACGCCGGTGACGGTGAACATCTGGTCTTTCCTTGTGATAATCCTTTCCATCATCATTAACATTTCCAGGGCCCGCGCGCTGCGGCACACCGCTGAAAAATGGGGCAGCCAGGCGCTGGAGGCCGACGCGCTGCATTTTGAAAGCGATATCTGGTCTTCTTACGTTGTGCTGGCAGGCCTTGGCTGTGTGCTGGCCGCCAACCGCTTTAATCTGCCCTGGATGGTAAAGGCGGACTCGATAGCGGCACTCGGCGTGGCAATAATCGTGGTGCACGCCTGCTGGGTGCTCGGCAAAAAATCCGTGGACGACCTTATTGACGCCATCCCGGGCGGCCTGCGCGAAAAAGTAGCCTCGGCGGCCAGGGTGGCCGGAGTTGCCGAAGTGCTGAAAACCAGGGTAAGACGTTCCGGACCTGAAATCTTCGCGGATGTAACGCTGTCAGTACAACACGGCACCACCTTTGAAAAATCGCATCATATAGCGGACATGGCCGAGGCCTCGGTTAAAGAGGCTATCCCCCAGGCGGACGTAGTGGTGCATGTTGAGCCCTGCCATGACTCTGACCCGGACCTGCCGTCATCCGTAAGAGCTCTTGCCGAAAAACACGGACTGGGAGCGCACAATATAAGGATTTACGAAGAGGACGGGAGGCGCGCGGTGGAACTGCACCTTGAAGTGGAAGGCGCCCTTACCGTTGAAGAGGCCCACCGCAAAGCTGAGATTTTTGAACAGGAACTGAAAGCTGCCGGACACGGCCTGATTGAAATAACCACCCACCTTGAGCCGGCAGGTGAAGCGCCAAAACCGGACGCGGCTGAAACAGCGGACACGGCTTCAGCGGCGGCGGCGCTTGAAGATTTTCCCCTGCCCGAAGGAATACGCCCTCATCACATCCGCGTCAGGCGGACCGAAGGAGGGCTTTTAATATCCCTGCACCTGGCCCTGCCCGCGAAAGCGCCGCTGAATGAGGCTCACAACCTGGCTGAAAGGCTTGAAGGCCATCTGCGGGCCAAAATGCCCGGCGTAGCCAGGGTAACCATACACCAGGAACCTTTCAAAAACTGAAAACCGCCAGAGCGCCGCTGTAGCCGGGCGCGAACACAGGCAGCAAGTAAGCGGTTTTTTCTTTTTTGGTTTTGGCGTTTTTAACCACGGCCCTGCCCACCACAGTACCCAACGCCGCCCCCGCAAAAACATCCGAGGCCCAGTGCTTGTCCGCGTATATCCGCTGCATGGCCACGCCGGAGGCCAAAGAGTAAGCGATAATGCCGACCGCCGTACTCTCATAGCGGGCGGCTATTACTGAAGCCACCGAGAAAGCGCTTGTGGCGTGGCCCGACGGGAATGAAGTATAAGCGGTTTTGGCGTGAAAAGGCGTAAAACCGCCTTTCCCCTCCCCGGCATATGGCCGCGCGCGCCCGGCCATTACTTTAACAACCGTGCCGGCGGCATTGGCAGCCGCGAAAGACTCGGCCGCAAGCATTGCCGTGCCGGTCATTTCGGGTTTTTTCAAAAGACAACCCGCCGCCCCATAAACCCCAAGAAATCCCAGGTCATAAGCGCCGTTGCCTAATTTTTCAAGCGTATTGGCCGCGCTGTCATTGAACGAAGATTTGTTTTTTTTAAAAGCGTGTCTTATCTGCCCGTCCATTGAATAGATCAAAAGCCCGCCGCCGGCAAGTCCGGCCAGCCAGTAGCCGTCAGCCGGGCTCATCCGCGCCGGCGAGGTAAAAACCCTGCCCGTTTCTTTGAGAACATCTCCGGGAAAACTACTTATCTCCGGTTCCGCCGCGCGCGCATTTACACCGGAATAAAAAACCAGCGTAAAAGCGCAAAAAAACGCCGATACCGCGCCGCGTGATCTTTTTAAGTTAAAAATCATTTATTTTGTGGCGAACATAAGAGCCGTTATCGTAAAATCCCCCAGCCTCCGACGCCCTGGCTTCCTAAAAGAATTTTT
This is a stretch of genomic DNA from Elusimicrobiota bacterium. It encodes these proteins:
- a CDS encoding GIY-YIG nuclease family protein; translation: MHYVYYLANADTSFHYVGVTEDLGRRIAQHNSGDVQSTRPYIPLKIVYYEAYLSKNDACNREYKLKHHGSVIGHLKKRLKDSLKLATI
- a CDS encoding phosphatase PAP2 family protein, translated to MIFNLKRSRGAVSAFFCAFTLVFYSGVNARAAEPEISSFPGDVLKETGRVFTSPARMSPADGYWLAGLAGGGLLIYSMDGQIRHAFKKNKSSFNDSAANTLEKLGNGAYDLGFLGVYGAAGCLLKKPEMTGTAMLAAESFAAANAAGTVVKVMAGRARPYAGEGKGGFTPFHAKTAYTSFPSGHATSAFSVASVIAARYESTAVGIIAYSLASGVAMQRIYADKHWASDVFAGAALGTVVGRAVVKNAKTKKEKTAYLLPVFAPGYSGALAVFSF
- a CDS encoding cation-efflux pump, which produces MNENIQPHGHNSAQANKEKKSVALSSVGAAVALVGTKLVIGLWTNSLGILSEAAHSGLDLLAALVTYWAVRVSSRPADADHAYGHGKVENLSALFETILLLATCVWIVREAAKRLFFVDTPVTVNIWSFLVIILSIIINISRARALRHTAEKWGSQALEADALHFESDIWSSYVVLAGLGCVLAANRFNLPWMVKADSIAALGVAIIVVHACWVLGKKSVDDLIDAIPGGLREKVASAARVAGVAEVLKTRVRRSGPEIFADVTLSVQHGTTFEKSHHIADMAEASVKEAIPQADVVVHVEPCHDSDPDLPSSVRALAEKHGLGAHNIRIYEEDGRRAVELHLEVEGALTVEEAHRKAEIFEQELKAAGHGLIEITTHLEPAGEAPKPDAAETADTASAAAALEDFPLPEGIRPHHIRVRRTEGGLLISLHLALPAKAPLNEAHNLAERLEGHLRAKMPGVARVTIHQEPFKN